Proteins found in one Triticum aestivum cultivar Chinese Spring chromosome 4D, IWGSC CS RefSeq v2.1, whole genome shotgun sequence genomic segment:
- the LOC123100757 gene encoding uncharacterized protein, translating into MDGLPEELLADVLRHLQPRSVAVCRSVCKGWRVVADAGGMLLAVAHLVPRRLRGIYINYVGQNRPYFFSREPTSPGIDAALKSMPPQRGGWKTVLDHRNGLILYGSGTARTPSSATTTMRVCNPATRRWTTLPPRPTGRNVLPYLVFDPTASLHYDVLCFPEEPDHASWPSSGANHNTDEINDLGSVEWPPSSYTAQAFSSRTGRWEERRFVREGDTTVTLSDVWSDPWHPTSGRLTYSYSSPRCHGVYWREKFYLHCRGGFVMRLSLQEQKYLVIKTPKSDTFVMGPWSLNTEDIIPSVYLGKSKQGVYYTALYRHQIRVWVLHEASESCRTPEWTLKHEAVLKPSIARHYSRVYRQEEIAESWNLDRAGHI; encoded by the exons ATGGATGGACTTCCCGAAGAGCTGCTcgccgacgtcctccgccaccTCCAGCCGCGGAGCGTCGCCGTCTGCCGGAGCGTCTGCAAGGGCTGGCGCGTGGTGGCCGACGCCGGCGGGATGCTGCTGGCGGTCGCGCACCTCGTGCCACGCCGCCTGCGGGGCATCTACATCAACTACGTCGGGCAGAACCGCCCCTACTTCTTCTCCCGCGAGCCGACGAGCCCCGGCATCGACGCCGCCCTCAAATCCATGCCGCCCCAACGTGGGGGTTGGAAAACCGTCCTGGATCACCGCAACGGCCTCATCCTGTATGGCAGCGGCACTGCCAGAACGCCCTCATCCGCAACTACGACAATGCGTGTGTGCAACCCTGCAACGCGACGGTGGACAACGCTGCCCCCGCGGCCCACTGGTCGCAATGTGTTGCCGTACCTCGTCTTCGACCCAACCGCGTCGCTGCACTACGACGTGCTATGCTTCCCCGAGGAGCCCGATCATGCCTCGTGGCCGTCTTCAGGAGCAAATCATAACACGGATGAGATTAATGATCTGGGCTCCGTGGAATGGCCACCGTCCTCTTACACGGCGCAAGCGTTCTCGTCCAGAACCGGCCGGTGGGAGGAGCGGCGTTTCGTCCGGGAAGGCGACACCACTGTTACCCTGTCAGACGTTtggtcagatccatggcacccaaCAAGCGGAAGGCTAACGTATTCATATAGCTCTCCACGGTGCCACGGCGTGTATTGGCGAGAGAAATTCTACCTTCATTGCCGCGGTGGCTTCGTCATGAG GTTGTCATTGCAAGAACAGAAGTATCTAGTTATCAAAACCCCCAAATCAGATACTTTTGTCATGGGTCCGTGGTCACTAAATACTGAGGATATTATACCATCGGTCTACCTTGGGAAATCAAAGCAAGGTGTCTATTACACTGCTCTCTATAGACACCAAATTCGGGTGTGGGTACTTCATGAAGCATCAGAGTCATGTCGAACCCCGGAGTGGACACTAAAGCATGAGGCTGTCCTCAAACCCTCAATTGCGCGACACTACTCCCGAGTTTATAGACAAGAAGAGATTGCCGAGTCATGGAACTTAGACCGTGCTGGTCATATTTAG